In one window of Eleutherodactylus coqui strain aEleCoq1 chromosome 10, aEleCoq1.hap1, whole genome shotgun sequence DNA:
- the LOC136580758 gene encoding uncharacterized protein isoform X2 yields the protein MSRLGPLRALLCWTALLGVCNAAPQVLFCRSPNYRSTGSSDSVASLPICNGTIGYIQISPGSGQSGSSGGSMSSGGVQIETQYTNTVIQEGSSGTWGAGGGGGGSGGAISGGSLMQGSSHSLSSGGSFGQSSGGGGSSFGQNSGGGSFGQNSGGGSFGQNSGGGSFGQNSGGGSFGQNSGGGSFSQNTGGGSFGQISGGGGGSFGQSSGGGSFGQNSGGGSFGQSSGGGGGSFGQSSGGGGGSFGQSSGGGGGSFGQSSGVGGGSFGQSSGGGGGSFGQSSGGGGGSFGQSSGGGGSSFSGGGGGAFLGGGFGQQVGSSSGVGGSFGTGSMSGGGGAPVFVKLPAGINPKDVPVSKGCKNGQGGKIVVPGGPMSQISQSHIGGSRGTGGGAGGGAGGGAGGGAGGGAGGGFAQISQSHGSGSFSQNRQSQSQVSGSINKQISQQSG from the exons ATGAGCAGGCTTGGTCCACTCAGGGCCCTTCTGTGCTGGACAGCTCTACTAGGTGTCTGCA ATGCTGCTCCACAAGTTCTTTTCTGCAGGAGCCCAAACTACAGATCAACTGGTTCTTCTG ATTCAGTCGCCTCGCTCCCTATATGTAATGGGACTATAGGCTACATCCAGATTTCGCCAGGTTCTG GTCAGTCTGGATCTTCAGGAGGATCTATGAGCAGTGGAGGAGTGCAAATCGAAACGCAATACACCAACACAGTTATCCAAGAAGGCAGTAGTGGCACCTGGGGagcaggtggtggtggtggaggaagTGGTGGTGCAATAAGTGGAGGTTCTTTAATGCAAGGCAGCTCACATAGTTTGAGTAGCGGAGGTTCATTTGGCCAGAGTTCCGGAGGAGGTGGAAGTTCCTTTGGCCAGAATTCTGGAGGAGGTTCCTTTGGCCAGAATTCCGGAGGAGGTTCCTTTGGCCAGAATTCCGGAGGAGGTTCCTTTGGCCAGAATTCCGGAGGAGGTTCCTTTGGCCAGAATTCCGGAGGAGGTTCCTTTAGCCAGAATACCGGGGGAGGTTCCTTTGGCCAGATTTCCGGAGGAGGTGGAGGCTCCTTTGGCCAGAGTTCCGGAGGAGGTTCCTTTGGCCAGAATTCCGGAGGAGGCTCCTTTGGCCAGAGTTCTGGAGGAGGTGGAGGTTCCTTTGGCCAGAGTTCCGGAGGAGGTGGAGGCTCCTTTGGCCAGAGTTCTGGAGGAGGTGGAGGTTCCTTTGGCCAGAGTTCCGGAGTAGGTGGAGGTTCCTTTGGCCAGAGTTCCGGAGGAGGTGGAGGTTCCTTtggacagagttcaggaggaggtggaggtTCATTTGGCCAGAGTTCCGGAGGAGGTGGAAGTTCATTCtctggaggaggtggaggagcatttTTAGGTGGTGGCTTTGGACAACAAGTTGGTAGCAGCAGTGGTGTTGGAGGCTCTTTCGGCACTGGCTCAAtgtctggtggtggtggtgcacCAGTCTTTGTTAAACTACCAG ctggAATTAACCCAAAAGATGTCCCAGTGTCCAAGGGATGTAAGAACGGACAAG GTGGAAAAATAGTGGTCCCCGGCGGTCCGATGTCCCAAATCTCACAATCCCATATCGGAGGAAGTAGAGGAACTGGTGGAGGAGCCGGTGGAGGAGCC GGCGGAGGAGCTGGCGGAGGAGCTGGcggaggagctggaggaggatTCGCACAGATCTCCCAATCCCATGGATCAGGAAGCTTCTCCCAAAACCGTCAATCCCAAAGTCAAGTTTCAG GTTCTATAAATAAGCAGATTTCCCAGCAGTCCGGGTGA
- the LOC136580758 gene encoding uncharacterized protein isoform X1, whose translation MSRLGPLRALLCWTALLGVCNAAPQVLFCRSPNYRSTGSSDSVASLPICNGTIGYIQISPGSGQSGSSGGSMSSGGVQIETQYTNTVIQEGSSGTWGAGGGGGGSGGAISGGSLMQGSSHSLSSGGSFGQSSGGGGSSFGQNSGGGSFGQNSGGGSFGQNSGGGSFGQNSGGGSFGQNSGGGSFSQNTGGGSFGQISGGGGGSFGQSSGGGSFGQNSGGGSFGQSSGGGGGSFGQSSGGGGGSFGQSSGGGGGSFGQSSGVGGGSFGQSSGGGGGSFGQSSGGGGGSFGQSSGGGGSSFSGGGGGAFLGGGFGQQVGSSSGVGGSFGTGSMSGGGGAPVFVKLPAGINPKDVPVSKGCKNGQGGKIVVPGGPMSQISQSHIGGSRGTGGGAGGGAGGGTGGGAGGGAGGGAGGGAGGGAGGGFAQISQSHGSGSFSQNRQSQSQVSGSINKQISQQSG comes from the exons ATGAGCAGGCTTGGTCCACTCAGGGCCCTTCTGTGCTGGACAGCTCTACTAGGTGTCTGCA ATGCTGCTCCACAAGTTCTTTTCTGCAGGAGCCCAAACTACAGATCAACTGGTTCTTCTG ATTCAGTCGCCTCGCTCCCTATATGTAATGGGACTATAGGCTACATCCAGATTTCGCCAGGTTCTG GTCAGTCTGGATCTTCAGGAGGATCTATGAGCAGTGGAGGAGTGCAAATCGAAACGCAATACACCAACACAGTTATCCAAGAAGGCAGTAGTGGCACCTGGGGagcaggtggtggtggtggaggaagTGGTGGTGCAATAAGTGGAGGTTCTTTAATGCAAGGCAGCTCACATAGTTTGAGTAGCGGAGGTTCATTTGGCCAGAGTTCCGGAGGAGGTGGAAGTTCCTTTGGCCAGAATTCTGGAGGAGGTTCCTTTGGCCAGAATTCCGGAGGAGGTTCCTTTGGCCAGAATTCCGGAGGAGGTTCCTTTGGCCAGAATTCCGGAGGAGGTTCCTTTGGCCAGAATTCCGGAGGAGGTTCCTTTAGCCAGAATACCGGGGGAGGTTCCTTTGGCCAGATTTCCGGAGGAGGTGGAGGCTCCTTTGGCCAGAGTTCCGGAGGAGGTTCCTTTGGCCAGAATTCCGGAGGAGGCTCCTTTGGCCAGAGTTCTGGAGGAGGTGGAGGTTCCTTTGGCCAGAGTTCCGGAGGAGGTGGAGGCTCCTTTGGCCAGAGTTCTGGAGGAGGTGGAGGTTCCTTTGGCCAGAGTTCCGGAGTAGGTGGAGGTTCCTTTGGCCAGAGTTCCGGAGGAGGTGGAGGTTCCTTtggacagagttcaggaggaggtggaggtTCATTTGGCCAGAGTTCCGGAGGAGGTGGAAGTTCATTCtctggaggaggtggaggagcatttTTAGGTGGTGGCTTTGGACAACAAGTTGGTAGCAGCAGTGGTGTTGGAGGCTCTTTCGGCACTGGCTCAAtgtctggtggtggtggtgcacCAGTCTTTGTTAAACTACCAG ctggAATTAACCCAAAAGATGTCCCAGTGTCCAAGGGATGTAAGAACGGACAAG GTGGAAAAATAGTGGTCCCCGGCGGTCCGATGTCCCAAATCTCACAATCCCATATCGGAGGAAGTAGAGGAACTGGTGGAGGAGCCGGTGGAGGAGCCGGTGGAGGAACTGGTGGAGGAGCCGGCGGAGGAGCTGGCGGAGGAGCTGGCGGAGGAGCTGGcggaggagctggaggaggatTCGCACAGATCTCCCAATCCCATGGATCAGGAAGCTTCTCCCAAAACCGTCAATCCCAAAGTCAAGTTTCAG GTTCTATAAATAAGCAGATTTCCCAGCAGTCCGGGTGA